Proteins found in one Mycteria americana isolate JAX WOST 10 ecotype Jacksonville Zoo and Gardens chromosome 8, USCA_MyAme_1.0, whole genome shotgun sequence genomic segment:
- the LEAP2 gene encoding liver-expressed antimicrobial peptide 2, protein MHCWKMMAVFLLCSLLLSQTDCAALHRRQPRLTRQRRMTPFWRGVSLRPVGASCRDNSECITMLCRKNRCFLRTASE, encoded by the exons ATGCACTGTTGGAAAATGATGGCAGTCTTTTTGCTCTGCTCACTGCTGCTCAGCCAG ACAGACTGTGCTGCCCTGCACCGACGACAGCCTCGGCTAACGAGACAGAGGAGGATGACACCTTTCTGGAGAGGAGTCTCGCTGAGACCCGTTGGAGCCTCGTGCAGGGATAACAGCGAATGCATTACAATGCTGTGCAG gaagAACCGCTGTTTCCTTAGAACAGCCTCGGAGTGA
- the UQCRQ gene encoding cytochrome b-c1 complex subunit 8: MGLHFGNLARVRHVITYSLSPFEQRAFPNVFSQGLPNVWRRFSSQVFKVVPPFLGAYLLYSWGTQEFERLKRKNPADYENDQ, translated from the exons ATGGGCCTTCACTTCGGTAACCTGGCGCGGGTTCGCCATGTCATCACCTACAGCCTTTCGCCCTTCGAGCAGCGCGCCTTCCCCAACGTCTTCTCGCAGGGGCTGCCCAACGTCTGGCGGCGTTTCAGTTCCCAGGTCTTCAAGGTGGTGCCCC CTTTTCTGGGAGCCTATCTCCTTTACTCCTGGGGAACACAAGAGTTTGAGAGACTGAAGAGGAAGAACCCCGCTGACTATGAAAACGACCAGTAA
- the GDF9 gene encoding growth/differentiation factor 9, whose product MESTWRICVCFYCCLHWLSSSIQCSPHSRGRVVSDKTSGLLVAPEDNASELNPLLQLPKGVRRGYAPLPPLLKVLSDQGHQNWESEPPRLQPDSRALRYMKRLYKMSATKEGIPKANKSHLYNTVRLFTPCSECKHRHRDLMKGDIHSVDLLFNLDRVTALEHLLKSVLLYSFDTSVPISSSITCMCHLSVREHDFSSQVCPSISHSIAFSLHFEVRKRKWVEIDVTSFLQPLIATKRRNIHMAVNFTCLMGDPPQNTKLENPINMALVPPSLLLYLNDTSEQAYHRWNSLRHRRKNPPRPRQRNSLLADPMGDKGKENSQGKRASRRRRDENLKEAPATPPYNLSEYFKQFLFPQNECELHNFRLSFSQLKWDKWIIAPHRYSPQYCKGDCPRVVGHRYGSPVHTMVQNIIYEKLDSSVPKPSCVPAEYSPLSVLTIEPDGSIVYKEYEDMIATKCTCR is encoded by the exons ATGGAGAGTACTTGGagaatttgtgtttgtttctatTGCTGTCTTCATTGGCTTTCTTCTAGCATCCAGTGTTCCCCCCACTCCAGGGGTCGTGTAGTCTCTGACAAGACCTCTGGGTTATTGGTAGCTCCTGAGGACAATGCCAGTGAGCTAAATCCATTGTTACAGCTGCCAAAAGGTGTGAGACGTGGATatgctcccctgcctccccttctCAAGGTGCTGTCTGACCAGGGACACCAGAACTGGGAAAGCGAGCCCCCCAGGCTACAGCCAGACTCCAGAGCCCTTCGGTACATGAAGAGGCTATATAAGATGTCTGCTACCAAGGAGGGAATCCCAAAGGCTAACAAAAGCCACCTTTATAACACTGTTCGACTTTTCACTCCATGTTCTGAATGCAAGCACCGCCACAGGGACCTAATGAAAG gAGACATTCACTCGGTGGATTTACTCTTCAACCTGGATCGTGTTACTGCTCTAGAGCACTTACTCAAGTCTGTCTTGCTCTATTCCTTCGACACGTCAgttcccatttcttcttccattaCATGCATGTGCCATTTGTCTGTTAGGGAGCATGATTTTTCTAGCCAAGTATGTCCCAGCATTTCGCACTCTATAGCTTTTAGCCTGCACTTCGAAGTCAGAAAACGCAAGTGGGTTGAGATTGATGTAACTTCTTTTCTCCAGCCTCTAATTGCTACTAAGAGGAGGAATATTCATATGGCTGTGAACTTCACTTGTCTGATGGGTGATCCACCACAGAACACTAAACTGGAAAATCCCATTAATATGGCACTGGTTCCCCCTTCTCTTCTTCTTTATCTGAACGATACCAGCGAGCAAGCTTATCACAGGTGGAACTCACTTCGACACAGAAGGAAAAACCCACCGCGGCCCAGGCAAAGGAACAGCCTGCTTGCTGATCCTATGGGtgacaaaggaaaagagaattcaCAGGGTAAAAGGGCCTCTCGACGGCGAAGAGATGAGAATCTGAAAGAAGCGCCAGCAACTCCACCTTATAATTTGAGCGAATATTTCAAACAATTTCTGTTCCCTCAAAACGAGTGTGAGCTTCACAACTTCCGCCTGAGTTTTAGCCAACTAAAATGGGACAAATGGATAATAGCACCACACAGGTACAGCCCTCAGTATTGCAAAGGCGATTGCCCAAGGGTCGTCGGGCATCGGTACGGCTCTCCTGTACACACGATGGTACAGAACATAATATACGAGAAACTGGATTCATCTGTTCCAAAGCCCTCCTGCGTGCCTGCCGAATACAGCCCGCTGAGCGTCCTAACCATAGAGCCCGATGGCTCCATAGTCTACAAAGAGTACGAAGATATGATAGCTACCAAGTGCACTTGTCGGTAG